The following are encoded together in the Triticum dicoccoides isolate Atlit2015 ecotype Zavitan chromosome 6B, WEW_v2.0, whole genome shotgun sequence genome:
- the LOC119322863 gene encoding uncharacterized protein LOC119322863, whose protein sequence is MGESRGSIAFFACYRPPVPLDIFCCPASASSRQDERHLTDGVSYNYNGQPIPSAALKAIVKHLDLAPEDVEEAAIDSGRLTGLVFVSERQHHLETLQIGLRFDDGDEVRVFTLGDIYGSDFFSGARLEDSGCIAGGYEVDGHTADHYLVFVSTKEPVQERRSPWNVVYKTNLRTGETERLTPPGTSDLSPSVSPSGKRIAVASFQGKKWDGEVKDLLTSIYVMDLESTYLERERVIENAGWPSWGSETVLFFHKMVGDNWGVFRYDLSTGETLRVTPEAFDAVTPAAIDESRVAVATIRQKSVFTDVRTEAQYRHIEIFDMSLPEEPLQITRYTKPKGDHYNPFVMDGGKYIGYHRCKSDHLEHGDDVPRRFDKLQSHHEDIGLFRVAGAFPAFSKDGSKLAFVDNEFKAVWLADSDGMRVVFETDGPDGVFSPVWNQKKDILYVCMGPSFKANEILEIYAIPHVSSGARERRLLTKGKFNNAFPSTNSDGTKLVFRSTRNGGDKKYKNLYMMDAEIGEDGGEAERITEGDWIDTHCQWSPDRDWIVFSSNRDRPADAPERDHGMDPGYFAVYLMNAIDYSVVRVIRSGYDFSGHVNHPVFSPDGRSIVVTADLAAVSADPMSLPLLLHSQRPYGDIFTVDIDPDDMEKNQDVEEFARVTHSRYENATPDWTVFSTHDPHAQWNLLVMEDNYTPACPYAHHDGGESWHMTGQMCIPKRVC, encoded by the exons ATGGGCGAGAGCAGAGGAAGCATCGCCTTCTTTGCGTGCTACAGGCCTCCAGTGCCCCTGGACATATTCTGCTGTCCAGCTTCAGCATCATCAAGGCAGGACGAGCGGCACTTGACGGATGGCGTCTCGTACAACTACAACGGCCAACCCATTCCATCTGCGGCCCTCAAGGCGATCGTCAAGCACCTAGATCTGGCTCCTGAAGACGTTGAAGAAGCCGCCATCGATTCGGGCCGTCTCACCGGCCTCGTCTTCGTCTCTGAAAGACAACACCACCTCGAGACTCTTCAGATAGGCCTGCGCTTCGATGATGGCGACGAAGTCAGGGTCTTCACCTTGGGGGACATCTATGGCAGCGACTTTTTCAGTGGTGCCCGTCTGGAGGACAGCGGCTGCATCGCAGGAGGCTACGAGGTGGATGGTCACACAGCTGACCATTACCTCGTCTTTGTGTCCACGAAGGAGCCCGTGCAAGAACGCCGTAGCCCCTGGAATGTCGTCTACAAAACTAATCTCAGAACAGGCGAAACTGAGCGCCTAACTCCACCAG GGACGTCCGATTTAAGCCCCTCTGTGTCACCATCTGGGAAGAGAATAGCAGTGGCTTCGTTCCAAGGAAAGAAATGGGATGGTGAAGTTAAAGACTTGCTGACAAGCATTTACGTGATGGACCTAGAGAGCACATATCTGGAGCGCGAGCGGGTGATCGAGAACGCTGGCTGGCCATCATGGGGAAGCGAAACAGTACTGTTTTTCCATAAAATGGTTGGGGATAACTGGGGTGTATTTCGGTACGACTTGAGCACCGGTGAGACCCTCCGTGTGACCCCGGAGGCATTCGATGCAGTGACTCCAGCAGCCATCGATGAGAGCAGAGTGGCTGTGGCAACCATCCGCCAGAAGTCTGTGTTCACTGACGTCCGTACTGAAGCGCAGTACCGTCACATCGAGATTTTTGACATGAGTTTGCCGGAGGAGCCACTTCAAATCACTCGGTATACCAAGCCAAAAGGCGACCATTACAACCCCTTTGTAATGGATGGTGGCAAGTACATTGGCTATCATCGTTGCAAAAGCGACCATCTCGAG CATGGAGATGATGTCCCGAGGCGGTTCGACAAGCTGCAATCCCATCATGAGGATATTGGTCTGTTTAGGGTTGCCGGTGCATTCCCGGCATTTTCCAAAGATGGCTCTAAGCTTGCATTCGTCGATAACGAATTCAAAGCCGTGTGGCTGGCCGATAGTGACGGAATGCGTGTTGTCTTCGAA ACGGATGGCCCCGATGGCGTCTTCTCACCGGTGTGGAACCAAAAGAAGGATATACTTTATGTCTGTATGGGACCGTCTTTCAAAGCCAACGAAATATTGGAGATCTATGCCATCCCTCACGTATCGAGTGGTGCACGAGAGCGGCGACTGCTCACGAAGGGAAAATTCAATAATGCATTCCCATCCACCAATTCAGACG GGACAAAACTTGTTTTCCGATCGACAAGAAATGGGGGAGACAAAAAGTACAAGAATCTATACATGATGGACGCAGAGATCGGGGAGGACGGTGGTGAAGCGGAACGGATAACAGAGGGCGATTGGATTGACACACACTGCCAGTGGTCGCCGGACAGGGACTGGATCGTGTTCTCGTCAAACCGTGACAGGCCCGCGGACGCTCCGGAGCGCGACCATGGTATGGACCCAGGGTACTTTGCTGTTTACCTGATGAACGCAATCGACTACTCTGTGGTGAGGGTAATCCGGAGCGGGTATGACTTCTCCGGGCACGTGAACCACCCGGTCTTCAGCCCGGATGGGCGGAGCATCGTCGTGACGGCAGATCTTGCCGCGGTGTCTGCTGACCCAATGTCGCTGCCGCTCTTGTTGCATTCGCAGAGGCCCTACGGCGACATCTTCACCGTTGATATCGACCCGGATGACATGGAGAAGAACCAGGATGTGGAGGAGTTTGCCCGAGTCACACATAGCAGGTACGAGAACGCCACTCCTGACTGGACCGTGTTCTCGACTCACGATCCGCATGCGCAGTGGAACCTCCTGGTCATGGAGGACAACTACACCCCGGCGTGCCCGTATGCGCATCATGATGGGGGTGAAAGCTGGCACATGACAGGCCAGATGTGCATCCCAAAAAGGGTCTGTTGA